CTCTTCCTAGCCATTTTCCCAAAGACGGTTTCGGTATCGATACCGAGGGTATACCAATTTTGAAttgcttttcatttttactgcTGAGAAGATATTCATTCAACTCTTTGTTTAGGTCGGCCATCGTGATACGTGGCCATGTTGAGTCAgccgtgtaaaaaaattgtcgataaAGAAGCTCGACGGCTCGCCTCGGTGTTAACGCTTAGATTAGACCAAAGTGGTCTCTGCAACATAGTCTGTAATcacttaaatttttatttacatgcCATTTACCATGATCTATTTACTAGATGAATTTTTGTGATATGTCAGTGCTATTCGTGATTTTCGCTACTCGCCACCATTTGTCTGGTCAGTCATGAGTGAGGTCCAGTAAACAAAGTTGCGTGTGCTGTCCATAGTCAACAAATGCCAAGGTCAACATAAAAGTACAATACATACAATCATGCATACAATACTAAAGTGCATTGTCCTATCCACTTTAATGAATACGTGAACAGATGTCAAACAGACTAATTAAGGCTATCTCAGCGATGAGTACCTGTTAAACAGCGGGTTGAATCGGTCTCCACATTATTTTTGGTAACTTATTTCTCAGAACCACAATGTTATCAGTGCTGTTTTGAATTATGATTGACAATTGCGTAATGCAGTATgacaattttgatttcatgtTTGAATACCTTACAAGTATACTGATATAAGTCTTCATTCATGCTTCTAGCTTATTATCTCTTATTAACCATGAACTCCACATCACTGATTTATAGGTTAAACATTCCTGCGAAACGTAAGACATTGGGTTGGTAGTACGGCGGTGAGTTGCAATCTGATAATTTGCTACCAATATTGAAAATGTCTAAGAAAACTGACAAGAGTAACAGCATTGTCTTGAGCTATCGAGACAGCTTGCTAAGAGAGACTGACGTGCAGCTCCTGCAAGGGCCACATTGGATTAATGATGCAGTTATTGGATTTTACTTTGAATACCTGGGTGAGAAAATGCATGAGCAGTCCGAAGGTTTATTATTCGTTAGCCCAGAATTAACTCAACTGCTGAAACTCACAGACCCCTCGGATTATGGCATGCTGTTAGAACCCATTAGAGCAAAGTCAAGATCATTCATATTCTTTCCATTAAATAACTGCGACGATAAGGAAAGTCCTGGTGGCACCCATTGGAGCCTACTTGTATATTCTAAGCTGGAAAGGATATGCTTTCACTTTGACTCATCTAAAGGTATGAACAGTCAAGTTGCAAGAAATTTTGCAACAAGTATTGCAGACTACTTTGGCATAAAGAGATTGGGATCATACCTTGAAGTTGATACACCACAGCAAAGTAATGGCTATGACTGTGGACTATATGTTTTATGCACTACGGAGTTAGTTGCCATTCACGCAGTCTCAAAGTCACAAGTTAAAGGATGTGACTTTTTAGGCCTTGAAGCATTGGTTAATGGAAAGCGGAAACACTTGATAAAACTGATTAATTATTTGAGAAACGACGAATCATAGATCGACAGATAACTGCGATGGTGAACTGAATAGTTGCATTATTTtcgtatgaataaaaattgatttattcggtacataaatatatatatatatatatataaatattatcttaGCTTTGTAGAATACTTGGAATATTACAATAGATATTAGTATCCTCAGACTGGAAAATCTTTTGTTTAGGCCTGTTGCTAATATAGGTAGATTTCATACTTTGTTTCAAGAATCGAGGTATTCAATGGCAATGTACTGTGTTACGTCTTTAGAATACATTCTTTGAATAagtttattttcgttttgtaatattgttgaaaaaaaggaaaatttcaaataaaaaatgtattactGTTCACGCCGCTTTTACGATCATGTATACAGTGCAATATCTGTTGGAACTTCGATCGTCGCACCGTTTTCGATAAGCGGCGGCGGAACCCACCCACCAAATGCTCGTCCAATTTCTTCCGCGACAGCAAGGGTTAAATGATCTTGATACATGCCGCCAATAACCTGAAACACACAACACAGATAATACAGTAAAATCGCCAACaggattgaaaattgaaccgTTATTTGTAATTAATCCTAAAAAATTCAGTGATTTTAATGTGATACATTACCTGTATACCAATAGGAAGACCGTTTTGATTAAGACCCAATGGGCAAGCTGTTGAAGGCACACCCAAGACGTTGATAATTGcagtataagaaaaattaaatggtTTGATCAGTGGCTCATGATGCATCGGCGCTGCGGTGGGATGTGTGGGATATAAAAATATGCCGCCGTCGTCTAGCATGTCCTGAAAAAAGGTGATATTGAGGTTTGAATGTTACATGATTAATGAAGAGAAAGTTCGGAAAtcggatgaaattttaaaatgattaaCTCTTAACGTCCTGTACCTTAAACTCTAGATAAAGATCTCTACTTTGCTGAATAAGTTTCGTATGTTTTTCGCTCCCGAATTTAATTCCGAAACTTTCAACTAGTACAGTGATCAATGCGATCAATGTATGAGGGCCCATAAAGGTGAACCATTGAGCCAACTTCCACCATATATTCAGCACTCCTGTCCGGTTGGACAATTCATATGCAAATCCTCTCGCATCCTTTGTACTCATGTTTGCCAACCAAAGGTCAGTActctttttcatcttttttaaaTCTACTTTTTTTGCCTTCACCTTGTGAACTCTGGCGAAGTAATCAATGACGCGATACATTGCCTCTTTTATTTCAGGCTCAACTGGGCTCACCAATAGCTGCCCACCATCATCTTCCATATAATAAATCTGAAAATGATGGACTTAGATTATCAAATGTTTGACATTCGATAACAGTTCTTTGAACGTATTCTTTGTTAATTCCATACATTTGGAGAGAATACAGTAGCAATTGGACAAAAATGATGTTTCATTaactattattaattttcctaAGATATAAACCTATTCAATAAAAACGCGCTTTTCAAATAGGAATAATATATTCGTACCTTCAATTTGGAAAGATCCACTTTACTATCTAGATTAAGCATACTGGCATTCTTTCCAGCTAATACTCTGAGCATAGGAATCAAGTCAAACGGATTTCTGCACATCGGACCAAGGCTGAGAAGAACATCCTGTTCTTCATGATGAGGACTCGGATATTGACCCTCATTTGAAACAACCCCTGTGCAAATAATCGTGATATTAATCGTTAATTGAATTCGACATTTTATCCTCTGTTATCACGGATGACATTTCGATTACTGACCCCTTGTCGTCTTATGTCCAAAAATACCATTGA
Above is a genomic segment from Neodiprion pinetum isolate iyNeoPine1 chromosome 1, iyNeoPine1.2, whole genome shotgun sequence containing:
- the LOC124224696 gene encoding sentrin-specific protease 8 translates to MSKKTDKSNSIVLSYRDSLLRETDVQLLQGPHWINDAVIGFYFEYLGEKMHEQSEGLLFVSPELTQLLKLTDPSDYGMLLEPIRAKSRSFIFFPLNNCDDKESPGGTHWSLLVYSKLERICFHFDSSKGMNSQVARNFATSIADYFGIKRLGSYLEVDTPQQSNGYDCGLYVLCTTELVAIHAVSKSQVKGCDFLGLEALVNGKRKHLIKLINYLRNDES
- the LOC124224692 gene encoding fatty-acid amide hydrolase 2-A isoform X1 translates to MKYERRCIRRHTVCVVKKRGSKFTKFKMSSKNRKEKPKMKPIIQVVNLFHRVVELIASGVFSLIAYFCHPKECQPPIKNRILLYSASTLAAQIRQQEITSEEVVQAYIDRINEIQPILNCVVEGRFEEALEEARKCDKMLRSSNAPSIKVLTMEKPFLGVPFTTKDCIAIAGMKQTAGLVVRKNTVSDRDAETVKLMRAAGAIPIAKTNVSELAMWWESSNCIYGTSRNPYNTRHIVGGSSGGEGALIAAAGSPFGIGSDIGGSIRMPCFFNGIFGHKTTRGVVSNEGQYPSPHHEEQDVLLSLGPMCRNPFDLIPMLRVLAGKNASMLNLDSKVDLSKLKIYYMEDDGGQLLVSPVEPEIKEAMYRVIDYFARVHKVKAKKVDLKKMKKSTDLWLANMSTKDARGFAYELSNRTGVLNIWWKLAQWFTFMGPHTLIALITVLVESFGIKFGSEKHTKLIQQSRDLYLEFKDMLDDGGIFLYPTHPTAAPMHHEPLIKPFNFSYTAIINVLGVPSTACPLGLNQNGLPIGIQVIGGMYQDHLTLAVAEEIGRAFGGWVPPPLIENGATIEVPTDIALYT
- the LOC124224692 gene encoding fatty-acid amide hydrolase 2-A isoform X3 — protein: MSEFKRTQMSSKNRKEKPKMKPIIQVVNLFHRVVELIASGVFSLIAYFCHPKECQPPIKNRILLYSASTLAAQIRQQEITSEEVVQAYIDRINEIQPILNCVVEGRFEEALEEARKCDKMLRSSNAPSIKVLTMEKPFLGVPFTTKDCIAIAGMKQTAGLVVRKNTVSDRDAETVKLMRAAGAIPIAKTNVSELAMWWESSNCIYGTSRNPYNTRHIVGGSSGGEGALIAAAGSPFGIGSDIGGSIRMPCFFNGIFGHKTTRGVVSNEGQYPSPHHEEQDVLLSLGPMCRNPFDLIPMLRVLAGKNASMLNLDSKVDLSKLKIYYMEDDGGQLLVSPVEPEIKEAMYRVIDYFARVHKVKAKKVDLKKMKKSTDLWLANMSTKDARGFAYELSNRTGVLNIWWKLAQWFTFMGPHTLIALITVLVESFGIKFGSEKHTKLIQQSRDLYLEFKDMLDDGGIFLYPTHPTAAPMHHEPLIKPFNFSYTAIINVLGVPSTACPLGLNQNGLPIGIQVIGGMYQDHLTLAVAEEIGRAFGGWVPPPLIENGATIEVPTDIALYT
- the LOC124224692 gene encoding fatty-acid amide hydrolase 2-A isoform X5 gives rise to the protein MSSKNRKEKPKMKPIIQVVNLFHRVVELIASGVFSLIAYFCHPKECQPPIKNRILLYSASTLAAQIRQQEITSEEVVQAYIDRINEIQPILNCVVEGRFEEALEEARKCDKMLRSSNAPSIKVLTMEKPFLGVPFTTKDCIAIAGMKQTAGLVVRKNTVSDRDAETVKLMRAAGAIPIAKTNVSELAMWWESSNCIYGTSRNPYNTRHIVGGSSGGEGALIAAAGSPFGIGSDIGGSIRMPCFFNGIFGHKTTRGVVSNEGQYPSPHHEEQDVLLSLGPMCRNPFDLIPMLRVLAGKNASMLNLDSKVDLSKLKIYYMEDDGGQLLVSPVEPEIKEAMYRVIDYFARVHKVKAKKVDLKKMKKSTDLWLANMSTKDARGFAYELSNRTGVLNIWWKLAQWFTFMGPHTLIALITVLVESFGIKFGSEKHTKLIQQSRDLYLEFKDMLDDGGIFLYPTHPTAAPMHHEPLIKPFNFSYTAIINVLGVPSTACPLGLNQNGLPIGIQVIGGMYQDHLTLAVAEEIGRAFGGWVPPPLIENGATIEVPTDIALYT
- the LOC124224692 gene encoding fatty-acid amide hydrolase 2-A isoform X4 — protein: MTQMSSKNRKEKPKMKPIIQVVNLFHRVVELIASGVFSLIAYFCHPKECQPPIKNRILLYSASTLAAQIRQQEITSEEVVQAYIDRINEIQPILNCVVEGRFEEALEEARKCDKMLRSSNAPSIKVLTMEKPFLGVPFTTKDCIAIAGMKQTAGLVVRKNTVSDRDAETVKLMRAAGAIPIAKTNVSELAMWWESSNCIYGTSRNPYNTRHIVGGSSGGEGALIAAAGSPFGIGSDIGGSIRMPCFFNGIFGHKTTRGVVSNEGQYPSPHHEEQDVLLSLGPMCRNPFDLIPMLRVLAGKNASMLNLDSKVDLSKLKIYYMEDDGGQLLVSPVEPEIKEAMYRVIDYFARVHKVKAKKVDLKKMKKSTDLWLANMSTKDARGFAYELSNRTGVLNIWWKLAQWFTFMGPHTLIALITVLVESFGIKFGSEKHTKLIQQSRDLYLEFKDMLDDGGIFLYPTHPTAAPMHHEPLIKPFNFSYTAIINVLGVPSTACPLGLNQNGLPIGIQVIGGMYQDHLTLAVAEEIGRAFGGWVPPPLIENGATIEVPTDIALYT
- the LOC124224692 gene encoding fatty-acid amide hydrolase 2-A isoform X2; amino-acid sequence: MKYERRCIRRMSSKNRKEKPKMKPIIQVVNLFHRVVELIASGVFSLIAYFCHPKECQPPIKNRILLYSASTLAAQIRQQEITSEEVVQAYIDRINEIQPILNCVVEGRFEEALEEARKCDKMLRSSNAPSIKVLTMEKPFLGVPFTTKDCIAIAGMKQTAGLVVRKNTVSDRDAETVKLMRAAGAIPIAKTNVSELAMWWESSNCIYGTSRNPYNTRHIVGGSSGGEGALIAAAGSPFGIGSDIGGSIRMPCFFNGIFGHKTTRGVVSNEGQYPSPHHEEQDVLLSLGPMCRNPFDLIPMLRVLAGKNASMLNLDSKVDLSKLKIYYMEDDGGQLLVSPVEPEIKEAMYRVIDYFARVHKVKAKKVDLKKMKKSTDLWLANMSTKDARGFAYELSNRTGVLNIWWKLAQWFTFMGPHTLIALITVLVESFGIKFGSEKHTKLIQQSRDLYLEFKDMLDDGGIFLYPTHPTAAPMHHEPLIKPFNFSYTAIINVLGVPSTACPLGLNQNGLPIGIQVIGGMYQDHLTLAVAEEIGRAFGGWVPPPLIENGATIEVPTDIALYT